A window from Chaetodon trifascialis isolate fChaTrf1 chromosome 5, fChaTrf1.hap1, whole genome shotgun sequence encodes these proteins:
- the mrnip gene encoding MRN complex-interacting protein yields MVQEFHVLRCFSCQTFQVQQVKKVNRWTCKLCGEKQSLLKEFGRGSGADCRRHVQKLNAMRGALMEEQEHNIQLLRTQVEEDGEPEDHRADQVTQTQVSCWSKYLDTPEEAEPAEEEEECVLMDEQQLHGNGMIDRCDLRECGVVTGRGHPPVNQQSDFCLQSSWSRLTKNPVRPSATTRPTSLNHTSPPSKKSMNAPSVSGGPLTRWACFLRSDCKVNEEGEEPSISGWTQSVGGAALLSCNDIIHHSPPPVQPRPLLPVSSMFESGEDFSFDEFLTADKL; encoded by the exons ATGGTTCAGGAGTTTCACGTCCTCAGGTGTTTTTCCTGTCAGACCTTCCAGGTGCAACAG gTGAAGAAGGTGAACAGGTGGACGTGCAAACTGTGTGGAGAGAAACAGTCGCTGCTGAAG GAGTTTGGGCGGGGCTCTGGGGCCGACTGCAGACGCCATGTTCAGAAGCTGAACGCCATGAGAGGAGCATtgatggaggagcaggagcacaACATCCAGCTGCTACG GACGCAGGTTGAGGAAGACGGGGAGCCTGAGGACCACAGAGCCGACCAG GTGACCCAAACTCAGGTGAGCTGCTGGAGCAAATACCTGGACACACCAGAGGAGGCGGagccagcagaggaggaagaggagtgcgTTTTGATGGACGAGCAGCAGCTCCATGGCAACGGCATGATTGACAGGTGTGACTTGAGAGAGTGTGGAGTTGTTACAGGCCGAGGCCACCCACCTGTCAATCAGCAG TCTGACTTCTGTCTGCAGTCCAGCTGGTCCAGGCTGACAAAGAACCCTGTCAGACCATCAGCCACAACCAGACCCACCAGTCTGAACCACACCAGTCCTCCCAGTAAGAAGAGCATGAATGCTCCCAGTGTGAGTGGCGGCCCATTGACCAGGTGGGCGTGTTTCCTCCGTTCTGACTGTAAGGTGAacgaggagggggaggagcctTCAATCAGTGGGTGGACTCAGTCAGTGGGCGGAGCTGCCTTGCTGTCCTGTAATGACATCATCCATCACAGCCCGCCCCCTGTCCAGCCCCGCcccctgcttcctgtttcctccatGTTCGAGAGCGGTGAGGACTTCAGCTTTGACGAGTTTCTGACAGCTGACAAGTTGTAA